One bacterium genomic window, GCGGAGCGATCTGGGCGATGGCGTCCCCGACGCTTTCGATCTCGGTCTCCGCGAGCACATAAAGCCCTTCGGAGACCAGGCCCAGCCGTTGTGCGCGCATCTTGGTCTGCTGGGCCGACTCTTCTCCGGTCACGTAGAGGACCCGGAAATCGCTGCAGCCGAGACCCGCAGCTTCCTGCAGCATCAGAGTGGACTTGCCGATGCCGGGATCGCCGCCGATCAGCACCACCGAGCCCATGACAATTCCGCCGCCGAGGACGCGGTTGAACTCGGGGCTGACGGTCTGCAGACGCGGCATCAGGTCGGTAGAGATCTGCTCCAGCGGAAGCGCCTGGTTTCTGGAGGCCGGTACCGACTGTGCGGCGCGAGGATAATGGGCCGGAGCGCGCTCCTCAATGAAACTGTTCCAGGCCTCGCAGCCGGGACATTTGCCGAGCCAGCGCGGCGAGACCGTACCGCAGTTCTGGCAGACAAAATGGACCTTATCTTTTCGGCTTTTGTTCATTCGCTGCGCCCGTCCGTAGATTGGATCCTATGCTTCAAAGCATTAGAAAGTATCAAAATAAAGGCTAAAAGTCAAGCCATTTTTATAAATCATTTATTTTATTATACTAATAGCAAATCACTCCAACAGCTCTCTCCTGCTGCAAAATTGTGCTTGATAAAAGCCCCTCAATATTCTATATTGGCTTCTAGTCCGGTCGTGTCTCCCCGCCGGTGGGCCGCGACAGAGCAAACGGAAATCTCTGCACCCATCAAGGAGGGCCAATCGCATGGAATCGAGCAAGGAGCGTTGCTGCCGGCCGTTGATGAGCGCTCTTGCGGAACGCCATATCCTTCGCGAGGAGGATTCGGCGTTGATCTTCTATGACCTCACCGGACTGAAGCATCGCATCGCGGAACTGACCGATCTTTTCCCGGAATCCACCCTGCATGCCGTAGCCGTGAAAGCCAACCCCCTGATCAAGGTCCTTGAGCAGATCCAGGAGATGGGAGCGGGGTTGGAGGCAGCCTCACTGCCTGAACTCTGCCTGGCCCGGCAAGCCGGCGTGCCCCCGGACCGCATTGTGTACGATTCGCCTGTGAAAAGCGTTACGGAACTGGAGTATGCTTTACAAACCGGTGTGCATATCAATGCGGATTCCATCGCCGAACTCGAGCGGATTGACACACTGCTCCGCTCCATGCCGCTGAAGGGAACGATCGGCCTCCGTATCAATCCCCAGGTCGGCACCGGTGCAATCCCCATGCTCAGTGTGGCCGGCACCTGGTCCAAATTCGGGGTCCCGATCGGGCCGCAGCGCGAAAAACTGTTCGATTGCTTTCTGAAATATGACTGGCTCAGCGGGATTCATCTCCACGTCGGCTCACAGGGCTGTGAGCTCGAGCTGATCGCCAAAGGCATCGCTAAAGTGCTTGACCTGGCTCTGGAGATCAATCGGGCCCTTGAACGTTCCGGACAGAGCCGCCGCATTACGCGCTTCGACATCGGCGGCGGACTACCGGTCTCCTACCACCCCGGCATGGAAGCCCCGACGATGCAGGACTATGCAGCGCTTTTGCGGCACCGGTTTCCAGCCTTATTCGACGGGACGTTCCAGTTGATCACCGAATTTGGCCGCTGGGTCTACGCCCACAACGGTTGGACCATCAGCCGAGTGGAGTACGTCAAACGAGATGAAAAACTGAGCACCGCGATGATCCATGTCGGGGCCGATCTGCTGCTGCGCAAATGTTACCGGCCTGAAGAGTGGCATCATGAGATCTCGGTTGCAGGACCAGACGGCCGGCTTAAAAACGGGCTGGATCCCAGGCCCTATACGATTGCAGGACCGCTCTGTTTTGCGGGGGATCTCATCGCCCGAGAGATCCGCCTACCGCCGGTCCAGGAGGGCGATTTTCTAATCATCCATGATACCGGTGCCTACACGCTGAGCATGTGGTCGCGCTACAACAGCCGCCAGATCCCCAGGGTCGTCGGGTATACTGGGGAGGGCGACCACTTCGAGGTGCTTCGGGAACGGGAATCGCTGGAGCAGGTCGTCGCCTTCTGGAGCTGAAGCAGCCGCGCCGGAAAACAAACGGGCCCTCTGCCAGGCCCGTCCTGTATTGCCTCCCCCCTGTTTGATCTTCGCTGCTAATCCTGGGAAAACTCGGCAATCAGGGCCTGAAGGGAGGCCTTGGCGTCGCCGAAGAGCATGCGCGTATTCGGTTTGAAAAAGAGAGGATTCTCCACACCGGCGAAACCCGGGCGCATGGATCGTTTGAGCACGATGACGGTGCGGGATTTGTCCACCTCGATGATCGGCATGCCCCACAGGGGCGAGGAAGGATCCTCGTGAGCCGCCGGATTGACGACATCATTGGCGCCGATCACCACGCAGACATCGGTGTTCGGCATCTTGGGATTGATGGCATCCGCTTCCATGAGTTCATCATAGGGCACATTGGCTTCTGCAAGCAGCACATTCATGTGGCCGGGCATGCGTCCTGCGACGGGATGGATGCCATAAAGCACCTCGGTGCCGTGCTTGCGCAATAACTCACCCAATTCCCGCACCGCCTGCTGCGCCTGTGACACGGCGAGGCCGTATCCCGGGACAAAAACCACCGAGGAGGCCGCCTCGAGGATCATGTAGGCATCTTCCACCGATACCGGTTTGATTTCTCCATCGACCTTTGCGCCCTGATTGGCTGTAGTCGCCCCGAATCCGCCGAAAAGGACATTGATGAAGGACCGATTCATCGCCTTGCACATCAAAATAGCGAGGATAAATCCTGAGGCGCCGTCCAGAGTGCCGGCGACGATCAGCAACTGGTTATCGAGGATGAAACCCAGCGCCGCAGCCGAGAGCCCGGCATAGGAATTGAGGATGGCGATAACGGTTGGCATGTCCGCTCCACCGATCCCCATTACGAGGAGAAAACCAAAGATCAAGGCCGCGGCAACCAGCACCGGCAAGAAAATGGAGTTCAGGGGATTCAGCACAAGGCCGGCGGCCGAACCTATCGCGATCAACACGATCAAGCCGCTGACCAGATTGCGCCCCTTGTAGATCAGGGGCTTGCCGGAGATCACCTCCTGCAATTTGAGAAAGGCGATGGTCGAACCAGTGAAGGTCAGATAGCCGAGGATCATTTCGGCGGAAAGGACGATCATGGTAAACGTATCGATGCCAGGCAGCCGTTGATAATACTCTGCGGTGCCGACTAGGGCTACGGCAAGCGAGCCGAAGGCATGCGACATGGCCGTCCGCTGCGGCACAGCCGTCATCGGCAGCTTGAGAGCGATGGGAATGCCGATGAGAGTCCCAATGGCGAAGGCCAGCAGGACCAGATCCAGATGCTGAGTCTTGTAAGCGACCATTGTGGTGAGCACGGCAATGAGCATGCCCAGGCTGCCGGCCCAGTTACCACGGCGTGATGTCCGGACCTCACTCATCCATTTGAGAGAGAGGATGAAGAGCACCGCCGCAAGGATGTACGAGAAACCAAGCAGGGAGGTTGTCATTTCTTCTTACCTCCCTCCTCTTTCCGGAACATCCGCAAGATGCGTTCGGTGATCATGAAGCCGCTTACGACGTTGGTGGCAGCCAAAGCCACAGCCACCGTGGCAAAAATCATGATCATCTTACTCTTGGGCTCCGCCATCACGATCAGGGCGGCGACGACGGAGACAGAAGAGATGGCGTTGGTCAGGGACATCAGCGGGGTATGCAGCAGTTTGGATACCCGCCGGATCAGCCCGAGGCCGAGAAAGGCCGCCATCAGGAAAATTAGCAGATTGATATGGAGTGGGGTTGCTGGTTCAGGCATGGAATGGTTCCTCCAGAATACCGCTTCGCCCAGGGCTTGCACCCGGATTATTGACTCTGATAGTGATTTCTCAAGAGCGTACTGCGGATCTCATTTTCCGCCGTAACCAGTGCGGCTTGAATGATCTCATCATCGAGGTCGAGTTTGAATCCTCCTCTCTCCTTGTCCCAAAAATGGCTCACCAGGTTGAAAAGATTAGCGGAGTACATCTGGCTGGCATCCACCGCAACCTGACCGGGGAGATTCTCTATTCCGATAATCCGCACCCCGTTGAGCATGACCTCCTGGCCTGGAATCGAGCCTTCGACATTCCCGCCGCTTTCCACGGCCATGTCGACGATCACGCTGCCCGGTTTCATTCCGGCGACCATCTCCCGGGTCACAATAAGCGGTGCGCGCCGTCCGAAGACCTGAGCGGTGGTAATTATGACGTCTGCCTGGGCGCAAACATGGGCCATGCCTTCGCGCTGCCGCTGCAGTTGTACTTCGCTGAGCGCCTGAGCATACCCCTCTTTGGTCTGGCCGGTCTCGCCGAGATCAATTTCGACGAAGCGCGCGCCGAGAGATCGGACCTGCTCGGCGACGGCGGGACGGGTATCGAAGGCCTCCACGCGGGCGCCGAGGCGTTTGGCAGTGGCGATGGCCTGCAGGCCGGCAACGCCCGCGCCGATGATCAGGACGCGCGCCGGCTGGATGGTCCCCGCAGGGGTCATCATCATCGGGAAGATCCGCTTCAGCCGATTCGCGGCCAGCATCACCGCAACGTATCCACCCAGGCTGGCCTGAGAGCTCAGGGCATCCATCTTTTGGGCGATGGTCGAGCGCGGGATCATCTCCATGCATAAGGCCTTCACTCCTCGAGCTGCCAGGGCTTTGACCAGCTCCGGCGAATTGAAGGGATCGAGATAGCTGATATGAATCGTACCCGGCTTGAGCAGCTCCACCTCTGCGGTTGTGGGTTTGCGCAGACGCAGCACCAGATCGGCTTCAGCGAATCCCGCGGCGCGGTCGTGGATGACCTTCGCCCCGGCCCCAGCGTACCGCTCATCCGGATAATGACAAGCGGCCCCCATCCCGGTTTCGCAGGTTACCTCCGCCCCCAGTTTAACCAGCTTTTCCACATCCGTCGGAATCATGGGCACACGCGGTTCGTTCGCATCGCCCTCTTTGGGAATGAAGATTTTCATCGGATGGTCTCCTCTGAGAAGGATATGCATAAAACTGTTTGACATCATAGAAGGAGATGCCTATATTGGGGTATCTCACACGGAGGAGATCTATGAGATTAGAGAGATGGCTGCCGCTGACTAGCCTCTTGATCCTGGCGGGCTGCGTCCAGCCGAAAGATCCACTGCCAGAGGTTGACTTGCAGCGGTTTATCCGTGTCTATACCCAGTATATGGCAGTTTGCGTGAGCGATACCGCCCGGGATGAGCACCGGCTCGCTTACCTTGATGAGCAGCTCTCCCGCAATCGCATGACGCGGGCTGAGTTTCAGGAAATTCGCAGGCGGCTGGAAGCCGATCCAAGGGCCTTCGCCCTCTTTATGGGAAAAAGCGACGAGTTGCTGCAAAAAATGACATTAAAAAA contains:
- a CDS encoding diaminopimelate decarboxylase encodes the protein MESSKERCCRPLMSALAERHILREEDSALIFYDLTGLKHRIAELTDLFPESTLHAVAVKANPLIKVLEQIQEMGAGLEAASLPELCLARQAGVPPDRIVYDSPVKSVTELEYALQTGVHINADSIAELERIDTLLRSMPLKGTIGLRINPQVGTGAIPMLSVAGTWSKFGVPIGPQREKLFDCFLKYDWLSGIHLHVGSQGCELELIAKGIAKVLDLALEINRALERSGQSRRITRFDIGGGLPVSYHPGMEAPTMQDYAALLRHRFPALFDGTFQLITEFGRWVYAHNGWTISRVEYVKRDEKLSTAMIHVGADLLLRKCYRPEEWHHEISVAGPDGRLKNGLDPRPYTIAGPLCFAGDLIAREIRLPPVQEGDFLIIHDTGAYTLSMWSRYNSRQIPRVVGYTGEGDHFEVLRERESLEQVVAFWS
- a CDS encoding NAD(P)(+) transhydrogenase (Re/Si-specific) subunit beta; translation: MTTSLLGFSYILAAVLFILSLKWMSEVRTSRRGNWAGSLGMLIAVLTTMVAYKTQHLDLVLLAFAIGTLIGIPIALKLPMTAVPQRTAMSHAFGSLAVALVGTAEYYQRLPGIDTFTMIVLSAEMILGYLTFTGSTIAFLKLQEVISGKPLIYKGRNLVSGLIVLIAIGSAAGLVLNPLNSIFLPVLVAAALIFGFLLVMGIGGADMPTVIAILNSYAGLSAAALGFILDNQLLIVAGTLDGASGFILAILMCKAMNRSFINVLFGGFGATTANQGAKVDGEIKPVSVEDAYMILEAASSVVFVPGYGLAVSQAQQAVRELGELLRKHGTEVLYGIHPVAGRMPGHMNVLLAEANVPYDELMEADAINPKMPNTDVCVVIGANDVVNPAAHEDPSSPLWGMPIIEVDKSRTVIVLKRSMRPGFAGVENPLFFKPNTRMLFGDAKASLQALIAEFSQD
- a CDS encoding NAD(P) transhydrogenase subunit alpha, which encodes MPEPATPLHINLLIFLMAAFLGLGLIRRVSKLLHTPLMSLTNAISSVSVVAALIVMAEPKSKMIMIFATVAVALAATNVVSGFMITERILRMFRKEEGGKKK
- a CDS encoding Re/Si-specific NAD(P)(+) transhydrogenase subunit alpha, encoding MKIFIPKEGDANEPRVPMIPTDVEKLVKLGAEVTCETGMGAACHYPDERYAGAGAKVIHDRAAGFAEADLVLRLRKPTTAEVELLKPGTIHISYLDPFNSPELVKALAARGVKALCMEMIPRSTIAQKMDALSSQASLGGYVAVMLAANRLKRIFPMMMTPAGTIQPARVLIIGAGVAGLQAIATAKRLGARVEAFDTRPAVAEQVRSLGARFVEIDLGETGQTKEGYAQALSEVQLQRQREGMAHVCAQADVIITTAQVFGRRAPLIVTREMVAGMKPGSVIVDMAVESGGNVEGSIPGQEVMLNGVRIIGIENLPGQVAVDASQMYSANLFNLVSHFWDKERGGFKLDLDDEIIQAALVTAENEIRSTLLRNHYQSQ